The genomic DNA AACGCCGAAGATCTCAATGTAATCCAGTGGCTCTGGCGACATTGCACGATTAACCTCAAAACCCCAAAGCGCGAAGCCCTTAGCTGCATATTCTTCATACCCAAGTCGCCCTTCTTGGACATAGCGGATGGAACCATCACTTTGCGTGAATGACCCAAACATGCGACCTTCATCATTGATGAGATTACAAAAATTCCAGCGCATCGGGACGTTATCGACACCATTGGCGAGATGCGGATGGCGTTCTTTCAGGATTTGCAGCCAAACTAGAAGGCGGCCGATGTCATTGGCGGACATCCCTATCTCACCAGGTTGATTTGTGTAATCAACCATCTCGCCAGTAGCAGCATTGTACACTTTATTTGGCGCCTCACCACGATAGAGAGGCAAGTTTCGCAATGTGTTGAGTAAGCGCGTTGCACGGTCATCGAATGCGCGTTTATCAATCACGCACAGCTCGTATGCGGCGACCAAAGCACTGACATAGGATGCAGTGTCCCACAGTGTTGTTGACGGGAACGATCCGACGGAATTTACCAACCCAGTTTCAGGCTGGTAACCGCTCTCAAAGTAGGACCATGCCGTTGTGGCCATCGCAAACTCCCGATCCGTCAACGGACCATTCCGGCCGAAATGAGCGGAAGACTGGTTTTGGGAACCGCGCAAACATTCGCGCGCAACGGGTTCGGAAAACTGGATCGAAAGCGGTGTCTCTGACGTGATTGTCACGCTTCGATACTCTTCGCCATCTATTGCGAGGCCGTCGATCGTCACGGCCAGCGGTGTGACGTCAGTGTCCTGCGCCTGCGCGTCTGTCATTGGCAGCAACACAATGAGCGCAGCTGCGCTAGAAAGTACCCAATTTGTAGATTTGATGTGAATCATTTTTACTCCCCTGATCGCGTCGCGTGGTATGCTGGCCCCACGACGTTCAAATACGTTGCTTTAAAAATTGCAGCTCCAAACAGTGTCGATCACCGGAAAGGCTATAGTTCACAAGATCTGCGCATTGAATTATGAGGCCCAAGCCTCGGCCACTTTCAGCCATAAGATCTACTTTTCCCAACTCACGGGCATGGACGCGCAGATCGAACACGTCGGCGTCAATTGGATCGAAAACCTCGACGACAAGTGTGCTGTTGGTTTCGCTCAGCGTCACTTCAATAGGAGCATCTTTATGGGGCGTGCGCGCATGTTTGACGATGTTTTTTAGGGCTTCAGACATACAGATTTCAAACTTGAATTTGGCCATCTGATCAAGGTTGCCTTCCACAACCGACTTTAATGAAATGACCATGCGATCAACATCATCAAGGTGGTTTCGCATATAGAAGGACTGGCTGATCACAGGCTTTCAGCCATCGTTTGAACGGCCGTTTCTACGTCTCCATACACTGTGAACACACGGTCCATCCGGCAGATCCTGAACATTTGTTCGACATCTGGTTTGAGGCCTGACACCGCCAAATCGCCACGGTTGCCAATTTTTTTCAGAATGCCAACGAGCGCCCCCAAACCGGATGAATCCAAAAATGAGACATCTTTGAAATCGATAACCAATTGGGCCGCACCATCGCTGATAAGC from Octadecabacter antarcticus 307 includes the following:
- a CDS encoding DUF3131 domain-containing protein — protein: MIHIKSTNWVLSSAAALIVLLPMTDAQAQDTDVTPLAVTIDGLAIDGEEYRSVTITSETPLSIQFSEPVARECLRGSQNQSSAHFGRNGPLTDREFAMATTAWSYFESGYQPETGLVNSVGSFPSTTLWDTASYVSALVAAYELCVIDKRAFDDRATRLLNTLRNLPLYRGEAPNKVYNAATGEMVDYTNQPGEIGMSANDIGRLLVWLQILKERHPHLANGVDNVPMRWNFCNLINDEGRMFGSFTQSDGSIRYVQEGRLGYEEYAAKGFALWGFEVNRAMSPEPLDYIEIFGVRVPFDGRDPRVFKNQNYVLTEGYILDGLEMGWDLPTDQTNDGMTASNGWRAEFANRIYLVQQRRFEQTGIVTARSEHQVEGRPYFVYDSIFADGYPWNTLDPTGEYQPDRAAISTKAAVGLWALWDTPYTDLLFETVADLSVPDRGFYEGLYENGNGFIPLQTANNNGIILAALLYKVQGPILQHVNQNTQVWDTAFMGTDIRDNKCHPNRLVEEVPCCACAIHNKIAPVIPIEEFRYCRPVVGGSEVSATDCSTEEHNLKFPQVRQVLPSSCPVPASDP
- a CDS encoding ATP-binding protein — encoded protein: MISQSFYMRNHLDDVDRMVISLKSVVEGNLDQMAKFKFEICMSEALKNIVKHARTPHKDAPIEVTLSETNSTLVVEVFDPIDADVFDLRVHARELGKVDLMAESGRGLGLIIQCADLVNYSLSGDRHCLELQFLKQRI
- a CDS encoding STAS domain-containing protein, which encodes MIHRTSHNPDITVIQPGVERLTAVNAKAFKDEVIALISDGAAQLVIDFKDVSFLDSSGLGALVGILKKIGNRGDLAVSGLKPDVEQMFRICRMDRVFTVYGDVETAVQTMAESL